One window of Streptococcus suis genomic DNA carries:
- a CDS encoding DUF2974 domain-containing protein, whose protein sequence is MANLLDYLKESQFDSFYDRPLNKLDILALTELAYLPFDSLVPADFTEKGVRIDQLAEDFAAKYQDEFPPFSMVTKSRLAMFQLLAQAKRFKHLRAFAYVDQYELDLQKQFAVISYRLDRQTIVTCFRGTDDTIIGWKEDFHMTYMEEIPAQKSAKEYLEGLIGSQPGLFYISGHSKGGNLALYASSKLAADLQERILQVYPYDAPGLHKKHLESPSYLMLADRIHPIIPQNSVVGMMLETPDHVQIVQSNTIGLLQHISFSWEINGNDFKPAPALTEDSLQVDQTLKTWTASLTEEELQEFFDLFFGLIMEAGIEKLADLTVNPLQKLQEIDRLRKELPDEKAQMLDKLSRLLIDTRYKIWLEGIYQNLPHTNFKLPQFSLHFPSPELKVPGFKNNTENYVNDRRKVQPDDFLRVPNFKFPDWNDWLRGPSDKKDKEN, encoded by the coding sequence ATGGCAAACCTACTTGATTACCTAAAAGAAAGTCAATTCGATAGTTTTTATGATCGGCCGCTCAACAAGCTAGATATTTTGGCCCTGACCGAGCTAGCCTATCTGCCCTTCGACAGTCTAGTCCCAGCTGACTTTACTGAAAAAGGCGTCCGAATCGACCAATTAGCAGAAGATTTCGCAGCTAAATACCAGGATGAATTCCCACCTTTTTCTATGGTGACAAAGAGCCGACTAGCCATGTTTCAGTTGCTAGCCCAGGCCAAGCGCTTCAAGCATCTACGGGCCTTTGCCTATGTCGACCAATATGAATTGGACCTGCAGAAACAGTTTGCGGTCATCAGCTACCGCCTAGACCGGCAGACCATTGTCACCTGCTTCCGGGGGACAGATGATACCATTATCGGCTGGAAGGAAGATTTCCACATGACCTACATGGAGGAGATTCCTGCCCAAAAGTCCGCCAAGGAATACTTGGAAGGGCTGATAGGGAGCCAGCCAGGACTGTTTTATATCTCTGGTCACTCCAAGGGGGGCAACCTGGCACTCTATGCCAGCAGCAAGCTTGCGGCTGACTTGCAGGAACGGATTTTGCAGGTCTATCCCTACGATGCTCCTGGACTCCATAAGAAACACCTGGAAAGTCCGAGCTACCTGATGCTTGCTGATCGGATTCACCCCATTATCCCGCAAAATTCTGTGGTCGGTATGATGCTGGAAACTCCTGACCATGTTCAAATCGTCCAGAGCAATACCATTGGTCTCCTCCAGCATATTAGCTTTTCCTGGGAAATTAACGGCAACGACTTCAAGCCTGCTCCAGCACTAACAGAGGATAGCTTGCAGGTTGACCAAACCCTCAAAACCTGGACAGCCAGCCTGACAGAGGAGGAATTACAGGAATTTTTCGACCTCTTCTTCGGGCTCATCATGGAGGCTGGTATTGAAAAACTAGCGGACTTGACCGTCAACCCCCTCCAAAAATTGCAGGAAATCGACCGACTGCGCAAGGAATTGCCAGATGAAAAGGCCCAGATGTTGGACAAATTGAGCCGCTTACTAATTGATACCCGCTATAAAATCTGGCTGGAAGGCATCTACCAAAACCTGCCTCATACCAATTTCAAATTGCCTCAGTTCTCCCTCCATTTTCCCAGTCCTGAATTGAAGGTTCCTGGTTTCAAAAACAACACAGAAAACTATGTGAACGATAGAAGGAAGGTCCAGCCGGACGATTTTCTCAGAGTACCCAACTTCAAATTCCCGGATTGGAACGACTGGTTGAGAGGACCAAGCGATAAGAAAGACAAAGAAAACTAG